In Geobacillus kaustophilus, a genomic segment contains:
- a CDS encoding toprim domain-containing protein, which translates to MPIEDIEKRLVGVTGRRLKDDMPNKWMHRPRNLHTGWILTGLGRNLEEVRAKNEVIVVEGVFDCVRAWDCGLKHVCTPIGTFFTEEHEQELYKAGVTQLVIGLDNDPAGRNGTRKMIERLKYKFDITVLNLPEGKDPCDCTCEELLEAYNTRLLVHEWYDKYGKEKERL; encoded by the coding sequence ATGCCAATAGAGGACATTGAAAAGCGACTCGTTGGAGTCACTGGACGGAGACTCAAAGATGATATGCCAAACAAATGGATGCACCGTCCAAGAAACTTGCATACTGGTTGGATACTCACTGGCTTAGGTCGCAACCTCGAGGAGGTAAGAGCCAAAAATGAGGTCATAGTCGTCGAGGGAGTTTTCGATTGCGTCCGAGCATGGGATTGCGGTCTCAAGCATGTTTGTACCCCTATTGGAACCTTCTTCACAGAAGAACACGAGCAAGAACTCTATAAGGCTGGAGTGACTCAACTCGTGATTGGACTTGATAATGACCCAGCAGGAAGAAATGGAACAAGAAAAATGATTGAGCGACTCAAATACAAGTTTGACATTACAGTGTTAAATCTCCCCGAGGGGAAAGACCCTTGCGACTGTACTTGCGAGGAGCTCCTCGAGGCTTACAATACAAGGCTTCTAGTCCACGAGTGGTATGACAAATATGGCAAAGAAAAAGAGCGATTGTAG
- a CDS encoding adenosylcobalamin-dependent ribonucleoside-diphosphate reductase codes for MMKITRENLQKPLSEEDSFSLKIIADRYLLKDPEKTPTRDDVVVVEFQVVGENGNIKVVKEVAIVDDYDPETEKVTVTLFTGGEDRGKQFTLDRRAVDVLLEKSVTDLKKRVAKALSGGEKWLEKEIERLAMEQILFGGRILAGAGTDEELTYFNCYVAPPIHDSRGGIAKHREIVMEIMSRGGGVGTNGSTLRPAKTKVHKVRGRSSGAVSWLNDLSQLTHLVEQGGTRRGAQMIMLADWHPDIIEFITAKVQKPLECEIEINGEKQLIKFGEYGNQRLTGANISVLMSDKFIQAYKNDEEWELVFPDVANYTPEQMKIYDEKWHLIGDPWKFQAQTGLPLRVHARVRAKDLMKLISLCQRESAEPGVVFIDRYNYMSNSWYYNPIIATNPCGEQGLPAWGVCNLGHINLAKHVKWNEKKKRFEADLKAIEYTVKILTRALDNVIEATPYFFEENEKNQKAERRLGLGTMGIDELLKLEGLDYGTEEGRKRAEEIFELITVTAYKTSIELAKEKGTFPAFDAEKYLQSGFMKFMAEKHPEVIEGIKKYGIRNVTLITQAPTGTTGTLAQTSTGIEPFYAREFWRNSRIGLTVQKAPVIKRLEEKGLDTSKLKFAQDYTPKQHLDFQAVAQRWCDSSISKTINAPRETTVEDVSDLIEYAYDIGLKGFTVYVDGSRDQQVLGTDKTNEAKEEHKEFERGSVLEGRTHRIDTSYGRLYVTFNRDQEGKLREVFFNIGKAGSDTLATLEGYGRLLSLMLQHSDITEEQIIKQLRGIVGSNPYGFGANRVSSIPDAIALAFQRELEMHKPQEAQQVKVQGKDLCVCGAPMVYEEGCYKCYACGYSKCN; via the coding sequence ATGATGAAAATTACTCGTGAGAACTTACAAAAACCACTGAGCGAGGAGGACAGCTTCTCGCTTAAAATTATTGCTGACCGTTACCTCTTGAAAGACCCAGAAAAGACTCCTACTCGTGATGACGTTGTAGTTGTTGAGTTCCAAGTTGTTGGCGAAAATGGCAATATTAAGGTGGTCAAAGAGGTCGCTATTGTTGACGATTACGACCCAGAGACGGAAAAAGTCACTGTCACACTATTCACAGGTGGAGAAGACCGAGGAAAACAATTCACTCTTGACCGTCGAGCAGTTGACGTTTTACTCGAAAAGAGCGTTACTGACCTCAAAAAACGAGTTGCAAAAGCCCTCTCTGGAGGAGAAAAATGGCTCGAGAAAGAAATAGAGCGCCTCGCCATGGAACAAATTCTCTTTGGTGGTCGCATTCTCGCTGGAGCTGGAACTGACGAGGAGCTAACATATTTCAACTGTTATGTTGCCCCTCCAATTCATGACTCTCGTGGCGGTATTGCAAAACACAGAGAGATTGTCATGGAGATTATGTCTCGAGGTGGTGGAGTCGGTACAAACGGCTCGACTCTAAGACCAGCTAAAACAAAAGTCCACAAAGTACGAGGTCGGAGCTCTGGCGCAGTTTCTTGGTTAAATGACTTGAGCCAGTTGACTCACCTAGTGGAACAAGGTGGAACCAGACGCGGCGCGCAGATGATTATGCTGGCAGACTGGCACCCAGACATAATTGAGTTTATTACAGCAAAAGTTCAAAAACCTCTCGAGTGTGAGATTGAGATAAATGGCGAAAAACAACTCATTAAGTTTGGTGAATATGGCAACCAACGACTCACAGGAGCTAACATTTCCGTCCTTATGTCTGACAAATTCATACAAGCATACAAAAATGACGAAGAATGGGAGCTTGTTTTCCCAGATGTGGCAAACTACACTCCAGAGCAAATGAAAATATACGACGAAAAATGGCATTTGATTGGAGACCCTTGGAAGTTTCAAGCTCAAACAGGTCTCCCTCTGAGAGTTCATGCTCGAGTTAGAGCAAAAGACCTTATGAAGCTCATTTCTCTCTGTCAGCGTGAAAGCGCTGAGCCGGGGGTTGTATTTATTGACAGATACAATTACATGTCTAACTCGTGGTATTACAACCCAATTATTGCAACTAACCCTTGTGGAGAGCAAGGTTTGCCAGCATGGGGAGTTTGCAACCTCGGTCATATTAACCTCGCAAAACATGTCAAATGGAATGAGAAGAAAAAACGCTTTGAAGCTGACCTCAAAGCAATTGAGTATACTGTAAAGATACTCACTCGAGCTCTTGACAACGTGATTGAAGCAACTCCTTACTTCTTTGAAGAAAACGAAAAGAACCAAAAAGCAGAGCGTCGTTTAGGACTTGGAACAATGGGTATTGACGAGCTTCTCAAGCTCGAGGGGCTAGACTATGGAACTGAGGAAGGACGCAAACGAGCTGAGGAAATTTTTGAGCTCATTACTGTCACAGCATACAAAACTTCCATTGAGCTCGCTAAAGAAAAAGGAACTTTCCCAGCTTTCGACGCTGAAAAGTATTTGCAGTCTGGCTTTATGAAGTTTATGGCTGAGAAGCACCCAGAGGTCATTGAAGGCATTAAAAAATATGGTATTCGCAACGTTACACTCATAACACAAGCTCCAACTGGCACAACTGGGACACTTGCTCAGACTTCTACTGGAATTGAGCCTTTCTATGCAAGAGAGTTCTGGCGCAACTCTCGTATTGGCTTAACAGTCCAAAAAGCTCCAGTCATTAAACGACTCGAGGAGAAAGGCTTAGACACTTCTAAACTCAAATTCGCTCAAGACTATACTCCAAAACAACACCTCGATTTCCAAGCAGTTGCTCAGCGCTGGTGTGATTCCTCGATTAGCAAAACGATTAACGCCCCTCGTGAGACGACTGTCGAAGATGTTTCAGACCTCATTGAGTACGCTTATGATATTGGCTTGAAGGGCTTCACTGTCTATGTAGACGGCTCTCGTGACCAACAAGTGCTCGGAACAGACAAAACAAACGAAGCCAAAGAAGAACACAAAGAGTTTGAGCGTGGCAGTGTCTTAGAAGGTCGCACTCATAGAATTGACACTTCTTATGGTCGTTTGTATGTGACTTTCAACAGAGACCAAGAAGGTAAACTCCGAGAAGTCTTCTTCAACATTGGCAAAGCTGGCTCTGATACGCTGGCAACTCTTGAGGGATATGGTCGTTTACTCTCCCTCATGTTGCAACATAGCGACATAACTGAGGAGCAAATAATTAAACAGCTCCGAGGCATTGTTGGCTCTAACCCTTATGGCTTTGGAGCAAACCGAGTCAGCTCTATTCCAGACGCTATTGCCCTCGCCTTCCAGCGTGAGCTTGAAATGCACAAACCTCAAGAAGCTCAACAAGTCAAAGTACAAGGCAAAGACCTTTGCGTTTGTGGAGCTCCAATGGTTTACGAGGAAGGTTGCTATAAATGCTATGCTTGCGGTTATTCTAAATGCAACTAA
- a CDS encoding sigma-70 family RNA polymerase sigma factor, which translates to MSKHNVVISPEEFAKRLSEADVFSFSYKNPFVLACLYYVEGMSTVEMAELLGCEQRTIRRYMNYYGLKRFTKDYAFLVKQYGIQGALSMRKPTFYPLGRHND; encoded by the coding sequence ATGAGCAAGCACAACGTTGTCATTTCCCCAGAGGAATTTGCAAAACGACTCAGCGAGGCTGACGTTTTCAGTTTCTCCTATAAAAACCCTTTCGTGTTGGCTTGTCTGTACTATGTTGAAGGCATGTCAACTGTTGAAATGGCTGAGCTGCTTGGTTGCGAGCAACGCACAATTAGACGGTATATGAACTATTACGGTCTCAAGCGATTTACTAAAGATTACGCATTCCTCGTGAAGCAATACGGTATTCAAGGAGCCCTCTCCATGAGAAAGCCTACCTTCTACCCTCTTGGCAGACACAACGACTGA
- a CDS encoding DNA polymerase III subunit alpha: MAIKIDFNHIHSHSCFSKRDAHSRIDLMVQRAKENGQRAIALTDHGVLHGIPELFREAQKHGIKPIAGMEGYLAPEGRQKPSKHYHQIIIAKNEQGWKNLMKLSSEAFMTGFYNKPRIDMELLMKHKQGLILTSSCLAGWIPQLILQGELREARQVAEKFQAIFGEDFYLEIQPNTIPAQEIVNKELIKMSKELGIELVATCDAHYVDKSDAKAHQAMLCLGRGKRMLTEDTPKYDGEPTYYLQHGKEVYINLKKQGIEPEVIIQAMNNTGKIVDKVNFELKKERDLLPEFPLPEGTDKDKLLGEMVKEGLKRKVKPVTKQYVERLQYELKVIREKGYQDYFLIVSDAIKFAKSRGIEVGKGRGSGAGSLVAYLLDITEVDPIKHGLFFERFLDVTRQKMPDIDTDIEDTRRYEVIDYLKQKYGKERVAQIANYGRMTAKQAFKNALMVYDVPFAKAQEITNMIDDHAKTIEEAYQLNPQLKALKNKKVKRNDGKMVELKEVFEVAEKFEFVVDKLGKHAGGVLITPTDITDYFPIFGTDDERIVQWDKDDIEQLGGVKFDFLGLKTLTMVGLAVKSIEREYGIKIDTNEIVRNPNDPKVYELIASGKTQNLFQLNSSGMQQLCKAVKPTKFEHIVAINALYRPPALASGDTWRYARIKNGEEEEYYSHPEEKAITGETYGIITYQEHVMQLVHHFAGWDYGYGDKLRKMTPEQLEELRPKFLADSKARGYDEKSMNEIWDRIVRYMGYGFNKSHGVAYSMLTYLTGWLEVHYPEHWMAAIMSVKMGEQEKVAQIFGEIKQAGFDVQPPDVNKSEKLFTAHGGKIVFPLGTINGVGDKAVDELLSKRPFNSLEEVMEKCDLRVVNKRAMKPLIFAGAFDSLYPELTRKDIYVKYLELKGEKKSEIEKAKQMEWNDTIKAELEKELIGIYLTSHPLEKFNFRKWEEWSDGAKNVLIGGKITKVKTFLDKNQNRMAFLSVETLEGIREVVVFASTFKKYKDLCKEGLFVMIEGRKDGDKLLANKLKELIV, encoded by the coding sequence TTGGCTATAAAAATTGACTTCAACCACATACACAGCCACTCATGTTTCTCCAAACGAGACGCTCACTCTCGCATTGACCTCATGGTACAACGAGCCAAGGAGAACGGACAGCGAGCCATAGCACTCACTGACCATGGAGTCCTCCATGGTATTCCAGAGCTTTTCCGAGAAGCTCAAAAGCATGGAATTAAGCCAATAGCTGGCATGGAGGGCTACCTCGCTCCAGAAGGTCGCCAAAAGCCCTCCAAACACTACCACCAGATTATTATAGCAAAGAACGAGCAAGGCTGGAAAAACCTCATGAAGCTCTCCTCCGAGGCTTTTATGACTGGATTTTACAACAAGCCACGTATTGACATGGAGCTCCTAATGAAACACAAACAAGGCTTAATTCTTACGAGCTCGTGTCTTGCTGGCTGGATTCCTCAACTCATTCTCCAAGGAGAGCTCCGAGAAGCCAGACAAGTTGCAGAGAAATTCCAAGCCATTTTCGGAGAAGACTTCTACCTCGAGATACAGCCGAACACTATACCAGCTCAGGAGATTGTCAATAAAGAGCTCATTAAAATGAGCAAGGAGCTTGGCATTGAGTTGGTTGCAACATGTGACGCTCACTATGTTGACAAGTCAGACGCTAAAGCTCACCAAGCCATGTTATGTCTTGGACGTGGCAAAAGAATGCTCACAGAGGACACTCCAAAGTATGACGGAGAGCCAACGTACTACTTGCAACATGGCAAAGAGGTCTACATTAACCTCAAAAAGCAAGGCATTGAGCCAGAGGTCATTATTCAAGCTATGAACAATACTGGCAAGATTGTAGACAAGGTAAACTTTGAGCTCAAGAAAGAAAGAGACCTTCTCCCAGAGTTTCCTCTCCCAGAGGGTACTGACAAAGACAAACTCCTTGGCGAGATGGTTAAAGAAGGTCTCAAGCGCAAAGTCAAGCCAGTCACAAAGCAATACGTTGAGCGATTGCAATACGAGCTCAAGGTTATTCGTGAAAAAGGCTACCAAGATTATTTCCTCATTGTCTCAGACGCTATAAAATTTGCCAAGAGTCGAGGTATTGAGGTCGGAAAAGGTCGAGGCTCTGGAGCTGGCTCGCTAGTGGCTTACTTGTTGGATATTACCGAGGTTGACCCTATTAAACATGGCTTATTCTTTGAGCGCTTCCTTGACGTGACTCGTCAGAAAATGCCAGACATAGACACTGATATTGAGGATACAAGACGCTACGAGGTGATTGACTACCTCAAACAGAAATATGGCAAGGAGCGAGTTGCTCAGATTGCTAACTATGGACGAATGACCGCAAAGCAAGCATTCAAAAACGCTCTTATGGTCTATGATGTACCTTTCGCCAAAGCTCAAGAGATTACCAACATGATTGACGACCACGCTAAAACCATTGAGGAAGCCTACCAGCTTAACCCTCAACTTAAAGCGCTGAAAAACAAGAAAGTCAAGCGCAACGATGGCAAAATGGTTGAGCTGAAAGAAGTCTTTGAGGTCGCTGAAAAGTTTGAATTTGTCGTTGATAAACTAGGTAAACACGCTGGAGGAGTTTTGATAACTCCGACAGACATAACAGACTACTTCCCTATTTTCGGAACAGATGACGAGCGCATTGTTCAATGGGATAAAGACGACATTGAGCAACTCGGAGGGGTAAAATTCGACTTCCTTGGCTTAAAAACACTCACTATGGTCGGCTTGGCGGTCAAGTCTATTGAGCGTGAATATGGCATTAAGATTGACACTAACGAGATAGTACGCAACCCCAATGACCCTAAAGTGTATGAACTCATAGCGAGTGGGAAAACGCAAAACCTTTTCCAGCTCAACTCGAGTGGTATGCAACAACTCTGTAAAGCTGTCAAACCTACAAAGTTTGAGCACATTGTGGCGATTAACGCCCTCTATCGTCCACCAGCGTTGGCAAGTGGTGACACTTGGAGATATGCTCGCATTAAGAATGGCGAGGAGGAAGAATACTACTCCCACCCAGAGGAGAAAGCCATTACTGGCGAGACTTATGGAATTATTACCTACCAAGAGCATGTTATGCAGTTAGTTCACCACTTTGCTGGCTGGGATTATGGATATGGAGACAAACTCCGCAAGATGACCCCAGAGCAACTCGAGGAGTTGCGCCCTAAGTTTCTCGCTGACTCTAAGGCTCGTGGATATGACGAAAAGAGCATGAATGAAATATGGGATAGAATTGTCCGTTACATGGGTTATGGCTTCAATAAGAGCCATGGAGTTGCTTACTCAATGCTTACCTACCTCACTGGCTGGCTTGAGGTACACTACCCAGAGCACTGGATGGCGGCTATTATGAGCGTGAAAATGGGAGAACAAGAAAAGGTCGCTCAGATTTTTGGAGAGATTAAGCAAGCTGGCTTTGATGTGCAACCTCCAGATGTGAACAAGTCCGAGAAGTTATTCACAGCTCATGGTGGAAAAATTGTCTTTCCTCTCGGAACGATTAACGGAGTTGGCGACAAAGCAGTTGACGAGCTTTTGAGCAAACGACCTTTCAACTCCCTCGAGGAAGTCATGGAAAAGTGTGACTTGAGGGTTGTCAACAAACGAGCTATGAAACCTCTCATTTTCGCTGGAGCATTTGACAGCCTTTACCCAGAGCTCACTCGCAAGGATATTTATGTAAAGTACCTCGAACTCAAGGGAGAGAAAAAGTCAGAGATTGAGAAAGCCAAACAAATGGAATGGAACGACACTATAAAAGCCGAGCTTGAGAAGGAGCTCATAGGAATTTACCTCACATCTCACCCACTAGAAAAGTTTAACTTCCGCAAGTGGGAGGAATGGTCAGACGGAGCTAAAAACGTCCTCATTGGAGGCAAAATTACGAAGGTCAAAACCTTCCTCGATAAGAACCAAAACCGCATGGCATTCCTCTCAGTGGAAACTCTGGAGGGCATTCGTGAGGTGGTTGTATTCGCCAGCACCTTCAAGAAATACAAAGACCTTTGTAAAGAAGGCTTGTTTGTGATGATTGAAGGGCGAAAAGATGGTGACAAGCTACTCGCAAATAAACTCAAGGAGTTGATTGTATGA
- a CDS encoding RecB family exonuclease yields the protein MKYALPYISYTQINTYLNCPHEFWLTYYSGDFTPISNKYTELGSLLHEIFEEQGRQLIEGKSMPEKEAIRIFNKKYFQIDKKYFSDKEDWLKMYKKGAEAIKNYFEAYRNSPPIFVERQFFGEIAEGLPPAKSFIDRIDGDPNDPSSWIITDYKTGASPKSKEYLKNDIQLGFYASQVFAEFGAYPKALQFFHPVPNKFQTAIHIGDGIYRFTNQREPVVEFSVSDTIMTIREVVKKITEEQDFHKVPDSFRCKLCSHYQSGACKPFDSSQLGWLNV from the coding sequence ATGAAGTACGCTTTGCCATATATAAGCTACACTCAGATAAACACCTACCTCAATTGTCCCCACGAATTTTGGCTAACTTACTATTCTGGAGACTTCACTCCTATCTCCAATAAATACACCGAGCTAGGCTCCCTCCTTCATGAGATTTTTGAGGAACAAGGGCGACAACTGATAGAAGGAAAGTCAATGCCAGAGAAAGAAGCCATACGGATATTTAACAAGAAATACTTTCAAATAGACAAGAAGTATTTCAGCGACAAAGAGGACTGGCTGAAAATGTATAAAAAAGGAGCAGAAGCTATAAAGAACTACTTTGAAGCATACCGCAACTCCCCTCCTATCTTTGTAGAGCGCCAATTTTTTGGCGAGATAGCCGAGGGACTTCCTCCTGCCAAGTCCTTCATTGACCGTATTGACGGAGACCCCAATGACCCCTCAAGCTGGATTATAACCGACTACAAAACTGGAGCAAGCCCTAAGTCAAAGGAATACCTTAAAAACGACATTCAGCTTGGATTTTACGCCTCTCAAGTGTTTGCTGAGTTTGGAGCCTACCCAAAAGCCCTCCAATTCTTCCACCCAGTCCCTAACAAGTTTCAAACAGCCATACACATTGGAGACGGAATTTATAGATTCACAAACCAACGTGAGCCAGTCGTCGAGTTTTCCGTCTCAGATACGATTATGACCATTCGTGAGGTTGTCAAAAAGATTACTGAGGAGCAAGACTTTCACAAAGTCCCAGACTCTTTCCGTTGCAAACTATGCAGTCATTACCAAAGTGGAGCTTGCAAGCCTTTTGACAGCTCTCAACTCGGCTGGCTTAATGTATGA
- a CDS encoding RNA polymerase sigma factor, whose amino-acid sequence MTLPLNRIQLLQRRAWKGVFKQEHDNNRDLALINAYLNGNEEAGMQLAESYLDVFSHILHNPTKPPHRGRMVKGKLNLNYQDYEDMFQELLYQFFKLIEEFDPSYGKPFEHFIRATLHQRFYNRYFADLLEDKSKVIDSPFDKTLLNSYEQNIFLEEENNTSAKHIRLYQAFNKLTKVQRQILTLSVLKGYSHREIAKELGCSVNFVKVNKHRALEKLRNLLGGE is encoded by the coding sequence ATGACTTTACCATTGAACCGCATACAACTTTTGCAGAGACGAGCTTGGAAAGGTGTTTTCAAGCAAGAGCATGACAACAATAGAGACCTCGCTCTCATTAACGCTTACTTGAATGGCAACGAGGAGGCAGGAATGCAACTGGCAGAAAGCTACCTCGATGTTTTCTCCCACATTTTACACAACCCTACTAAGCCACCTCACCGAGGAAGGATGGTCAAGGGCAAGCTAAACCTCAACTACCAAGACTATGAAGACATGTTTCAAGAGCTACTTTACCAGTTTTTTAAACTCATAGAGGAGTTTGACCCTTCATATGGCAAACCCTTTGAGCATTTCATTCGAGCCACCCTCCACCAGCGTTTTTACAACCGTTACTTTGCAGACCTCCTAGAAGATAAAAGCAAAGTCATTGACTCCCCTTTCGACAAAACCCTCTTAAATTCCTACGAGCAAAACATATTCCTCGAAGAAGAAAACAACACCTCAGCCAAGCACATTAGACTCTACCAAGCCTTTAATAAACTAACAAAGGTACAGCGTCAGATACTTACCCTCTCAGTGTTAAAAGGATACAGCCACAGGGAGATTGCTAAAGAACTAGGTTGCAGTGTGAACTTTGTGAAGGTCAATAAGCACAGAGCCCTCGAGAAGCTAAGAAACTTATTAGGAGGAGAATAG
- a CDS encoding FAD-dependent thymidylate synthase: protein MANINGKQVETPIIKVLDKGYVRLEAITGRDLTTVNSARVSYDKKSYEFSERDKKLIRFLAKHGHTSPFRHAFVTFEIYAPLMVARQWWKYIVGSDHSGDDFFRDPFTAWNESSRRYVTEIPQFYIVQPHEWRSAPENKKQGSGEPVDIKLGQQLTKQLINYVKLGEDLYEQALHNGVCAEQARLFLAAYGLYVRWYWSASLQGVAHMLNQRLAHDAQKEFQMYARAVYDLVIEHFPVSINELVKMADKAEKEGEQ from the coding sequence ATGGCTAACATTAACGGAAAACAAGTCGAGACTCCAATTATTAAAGTGCTTGATAAAGGATATGTTCGCTTAGAGGCTATTACTGGACGTGACCTCACAACAGTAAACTCAGCTCGTGTGTCTTATGACAAAAAGAGCTATGAGTTTTCTGAGCGAGATAAAAAACTCATTCGCTTCCTTGCAAAACATGGTCATACTTCTCCTTTCCGTCACGCTTTTGTGACCTTTGAAATATATGCTCCTCTAATGGTTGCTCGCCAGTGGTGGAAATACATTGTAGGAAGTGACCACTCTGGTGATGACTTCTTTAGAGACCCATTTACAGCTTGGAACGAAAGCTCGAGACGTTATGTAACTGAAATTCCACAGTTTTATATAGTTCAACCTCATGAATGGAGAAGTGCCCCAGAGAACAAAAAGCAAGGCTCTGGCGAGCCAGTAGACATTAAGCTAGGTCAACAGCTAACAAAGCAATTAATTAACTATGTCAAACTGGGTGAGGACTTATACGAGCAAGCATTACACAATGGGGTTTGCGCTGAGCAAGCTCGTTTATTCCTTGCGGCTTATGGTCTCTATGTTCGCTGGTATTGGTCAGCGTCACTCCAAGGGGTTGCTCATATGCTTAACCAACGACTAGCTCATGACGCTCAAAAAGAGTTTCAAATGTATGCTCGAGCTGTTTATGACCTTGTTATTGAACACTTCCCAGTTTCCATTAACGAGTTGGTGAAAATGGCTGACAAAGCTGAAAAGGAGGGCGAACAATGA
- a CDS encoding 3'-5' exonuclease, with the protein MMNLVAIDFETTGLNPREDYPIEVGIYKYDGDTGAEKVYSLQIKLPQGVSLPPFITELTGLTEEELNSKGMSLEEVKAILDDILDPEIDVVVAHNANFDLGFLWYHFNIAPKYFFCTRTIEFLTNPHLGCSLKNTYARYYGEQEQTHRALDDVMMTLKVLKAQTERHGLEAMMFFLNKIVQTPERNLVFVPENATVLDFTQKFALKEEKQ; encoded by the coding sequence ATGATGAACCTTGTTGCCATTGACTTTGAAACGACTGGGTTGAACCCTCGTGAGGACTACCCTATTGAGGTGGGTATTTATAAATATGATGGAGACACAGGAGCAGAAAAAGTTTACTCATTACAAATTAAGCTACCTCAAGGAGTTAGCCTCCCTCCTTTCATTACAGAGCTAACAGGACTCACAGAGGAGGAGCTCAACTCAAAAGGTATGAGCCTCGAGGAGGTAAAAGCCATTCTCGATGACATTCTTGACCCAGAAATTGACGTTGTTGTAGCTCACAACGCAAATTTTGACCTTGGTTTCCTCTGGTACCACTTCAATATTGCCCCTAAGTATTTCTTCTGTACTCGCACTATTGAGTTTCTTACAAACCCTCACCTCGGTTGTTCTCTCAAAAACACTTACGCTCGTTATTATGGCGAGCAGGAACAAACACACAGAGCTCTTGATGATGTAATGATGACTTTAAAAGTGCTCAAAGCTCAAACCGAACGCCATGGGCTGGAAGCTATGATGTTCTTCCTCAATAAGATTGTGCAAACTCCAGAGCGAAACTTGGTCTTTGTCCCAGAGAACGCAACCGTCTTAGACTTTACTCAAAAGTTTGCTCTCAAGGAGGAAAAACAATGA
- a CDS encoding deoxycytidylate deaminase, with protein sequence MRMSFDEYFLRMALLASERATCQRLKVGAVIVKNKNVLATGYNGSASGEVHCIDEGCLMRDGHCIRTIHAEQNAILQCAKHGVNVNGASIYVTHFPCLHCTKSLVTVGIREIVYLNDYRNDEYALYLIERSGIKLRKVTI encoded by the coding sequence ATGAGAATGAGCTTTGACGAGTATTTCTTGAGAATGGCTCTCCTTGCTTCTGAGAGAGCCACTTGTCAACGTCTTAAAGTCGGAGCTGTCATTGTTAAAAACAAAAACGTCCTAGCAACTGGTTACAATGGCTCAGCCAGTGGGGAAGTGCATTGTATTGACGAAGGCTGTCTCATGAGGGACGGTCATTGTATTAGAACAATTCACGCTGAGCAAAACGCCATTCTTCAATGTGCTAAGCATGGAGTCAATGTAAATGGAGCCAGTATATATGTTACTCATTTTCCTTGTTTGCATTGTACGAAAAGCCTTGTGACCGTTGGCATTCGTGAGATTGTCTACCTCAACGATTACAGAAACGATGAATATGCTCTCTACCTCATTGAACGGTCTGGAATAAAACTAAGAAAGGTGACGATATAA
- a CDS encoding nucleoside triphosphate pyrophosphohydrolase family protein has protein sequence MDSVQYRKAIERTMNPSLSEKEKLAMLAMGITGEAGEIVDTLKRVIFHGHELDRDELIKELGDLEWYLQHLKKHYNISDEIVYISNIMKLNKRYPNGFSEKDSINRKV, from the coding sequence ATGGACAGCGTACAATATAGAAAAGCTATTGAGAGAACTATGAACCCTTCCCTTTCCGAGAAAGAAAAGCTCGCTATGCTGGCTATGGGTATAACTGGAGAAGCTGGCGAGATTGTTGATACACTCAAAAGGGTTATTTTCCATGGACACGAGCTCGACAGAGACGAGCTTATAAAAGAGCTTGGAGATTTAGAATGGTACTTGCAACATTTGAAAAAACATTATAATATTTCAGATGAAATAGTATATATTTCCAACATAATGAAGCTCAATAAGCGTTACCCAAACGGATTCAGCGAGAAAGATAGCATAAATAGAAAGGTATAA
- a CDS encoding PH domain-containing protein: protein MKKIEKLKLKAQEHLDDDEEVIATVMGVYESTTLGEKAIRNGIFLATNKRIVFYAKRTFGYDLETFPYSNISSIEVSKKFLGHTITFYASGNKVSMKWIQQGDIDTFLKYTRNAIQKVV, encoded by the coding sequence GTGAAAAAGATTGAAAAGCTAAAATTAAAAGCTCAAGAACACCTCGACGATGACGAGGAAGTAATTGCCACTGTCATGGGAGTTTATGAGAGCACAACTCTTGGAGAAAAAGCAATAAGAAATGGCATATTCTTGGCAACAAACAAGCGTATTGTGTTTTATGCAAAGCGTACTTTTGGTTATGACCTCGAGACCTTCCCTTACTCAAATATTAGCTCCATAGAAGTCTCTAAAAAATTCCTTGGACATACAATTACCTTCTATGCTTCTGGAAACAAGGTCTCCATGAAGTGGATTCAACAAGGAGATATTGACACATTTTTAAAATATACAAGAAATGCTATTCAAAAAGTTGTTTAA